DNA sequence from the Vicia villosa cultivar HV-30 ecotype Madison, WI linkage group LG3, Vvil1.0, whole genome shotgun sequence genome:
AATTTCAAACAAATTTCTGAAGCTTATGcggtaaaattttcatttttttttcaattttcttttgatttgtgtTGGCTATTTggaaattgaattatataatttataaaataaaaaaattgaattttattctTACAATGTAATTTTATTGTTTAAAGATTATGAATGTGGATGCAGATGAGAGAAATTGTTGGTTTAGTTTTAGATTCAtggtaaaaaattgaaattggaattgtaaaaaatgaagaaaaaaaattagggtttttttttgttCATTATGGATTTCTTGTCAAAGAAGTTATGTATATTGTATTGTTCTGGTGTTTTGTAATTGGGTGATTTTCTGGATTCTGagaaaattttattgattttagatATTGAGTGATCCTCAAAGAAGGATGCTATATGATCAGCTTGGAGAACAAGGGTTAAAAGATAAGCCGCCGCCGGGGAATGATTCGTCGAGTGGTTTTAATCGAACTGCGGAGGATATCTTTACGGAATTCTTTGGGAGTAGTCCTTTGAATTTTGGATCGTCTGGACCGGGAAGGTCCAAGAGATTCTCGTCTGATGGTGGAGGAAGTGTTCCGTTTGGTGGGTTCGGCGGAGATTTTAATTTTCGGACACAGAGCGAAAGGACGTATATGCCGAAGAAACCGTCGGCTGTGGAGACTAAATTGCTTTGTAGTTTGGAGGAGTTGTATTCTGGTTCTACTAGGAAAATGAAGATCTCGAGGACTGTAATGGATCCCAATGCCTACGGGTACGTTTCGCTTGCTTGTGTTTGGAGATCGTATGCAGCGCGGCTGCTGGTGTAGCCGACGCTGCATAAGATCCCAATCCTACTTATCTTACTCTTATTGATATGTTTTTCTGTGAGATTGTTTAGATGAACTCATGAAAAACGTTTATGACACATGGATAAGCTGTTTTCAGCTTATTTCAACAAGTTCTTCAATAAAAATGATGAAAACTGCTTATGTTTTAATATGAAAACAGATTGTAGATGTTTGTTTCATGGGTCAATTGATGTAACTTTGTATGATAACCTTTGTTTGTTTGTGATGTCAAAAATTGCAGAagggaaatcaaagaaacagagGTATTAAGCATTGAAGTAAAGCCAGGATGGAAGAAAGGGACAAAGATCACATTCCCGGATAAAGGGAATCAGCAATTGAATCAACTACCAGCAGATCTTGTATTTGTGATTGATGAGAAGCCTCACGAATCGTTCAAGAGAGATGGGAATGACCTTATTGTGACCCACAGGATAACACTAGCAGAAGCCATTGGAGGaactttaataaatataaaaacgcTCGACAAACGTATCGTACGCGTTCAAGTGAAAGACATTGTGAGTCCTGGTTATGAGCTTATTGTTTCTAATGAAGGAATGCCAATAACAAAGGAACCTGGTCATAGGGGTCatttgaagatcatatttgaggttaAGTTCCCTAAAAAATTGACATCAAGCCAACGTGCTGCACTTAAGAGAGTTTTGGGAGGTTGATCCAGGATTGATTATGCTACTTTTCAATTCTTGGTTGCTTTTTCATTTGTCATTTTCTTGAGGATGTATAACTTTTCCATCCATTTTTTTAGTGTAACACTGACATGACCCATTTTATTGTTGTGCGCTTTCGTACAAGAGTAATATACTAATATACAATAGGTCATACATTGCACATATCAGTCAAAAAGGAACGTTTCTGTGCCtttaattgtgttctttattcAATAATATCAAATTATTAGTTCTAACGGAAATTTGAAACTATCCTTTAATCGTCGCATGATAAAACAGGAGATGAAAAGAAGTCATTTGCTTGGTCTATTACCTCTAAAAAGTATTGATGTTACAAAAAGATAAGATAAAAGAATCTGACACTATCATAAGTTTACATGGCTACAGATGTATAAAAGATAAAAAGAgaagtaaaataaaatgaaatgaaagaaaCTAAAGTCCTCTACTTCTAGAAACATGATGAGACCACGGAGTTCCTTGTGTAGGTGTTCCATAGGGTGGTGGTGGTGCATTGCTTGGATGTATATTGGTATTACCATGGATAGAGGGAACCCACTGAGGGACAAAATTTGGTTGGGCATGTGCCACATTCGTTGGGGGTTGCAGATACTGAGTCGGCATAATTTGTTGCTGGGGTAAACCCACAAATGATTGATTCATAATGGGAGGTCTAAGATTAAAATTATGCACTGTTTGTTGGGGAGTAAACTGATTCTGATTCATATTTGGTTGCCATTCAGGTATATCATCGTCGTCGTCATCATTCCAAGGTTGAATTGACCCCCTAAATTTGTCCTGCCAGTTTACCGAAGACACAGGTGTTTGGTTTTGCCCATATTTGTGTACAAGTTCTCTCATATGTTGTGCAGGACGGGAAGGGGTTTGACCAACCGAGTGAGATGGGACTGTACTTGGTCCCATAGGTTTTTGAACCAAGTGTGATGGATTTGAACTACTGGAAAAATTATACTCCGGGAGGTCATCCTCAACTCGGGCAGCCGGTGGCCCAAATCCAGGAGGAACGTCATCGTCATCACCATCAACATCCCCACTCTCGGTGGTCTTAAACCCCGTAGAGGGTACAGCATTATGGGTAGAATTGGCATTCGCATTAGTATCTTGCTGTCTTCTACTCAAGTTATGCCTTTTAGAGCTATGTTTGTTGTGTGATTGCGCAGTGGGAGATATAGATGtagttatattagtttttctccaTACAATAATACCAATTAGACCATTATCAATAGAATTAACTGCCTCAATTTGTTCCTTTGAAAGTATCTTGGTGAGCATTTCAACTGTTTTCTTATGAGGTGGGCAAAAGTAAAGTTCAACTCCAGGCACAGGTTCTGCAAATCCCACTCTCTCGTCCAAAATATAAGAATCAGCCACCTGCATGCAAAATTACCTAATTATAAAGAACAATCCACAGCTAAAAATTGGGATAATTAACCAACCTAATACTAATTATCACTACCTCACGGAGAGTTGCTTGCTCCTCAGGGGTTGACCCTTTAGAAATAAAATGTGAAACCTGCCATACAAAGAAACTTTATTAACTTTTTGTTTGCTGACAGAAACTTTGCAAATATATATACATAGCACAAAAAGAAAATTACGTGTGAAACAAGTTTTCATCATATACAGAGCTCTCTATTAGTTATgttaatattcaaataaaaaagcAAGTGGCTTCAGTGGGGGAAATACACTTAAACTACGTTACTAAACCCATTTTAAGCTGTGAAATCATGCCATGTATATCATCCACACCAAACTTAAGCCTTAAGGGTCATTTCATACCCCACATCCACCCCCCACACCAGCCTCCCCTAAAATAGGAGAGTCTAATGGGGAGATTCTTTCATAAAACTCCTGTCAACATTTCATACATGTGTGTGCATGAATTTCTGGGATTGAGCAGTTGTAAAGACACATACCAAGAAAACGAGAATCTGTTCTAACCAATTTGCCAGACATCTTTGAGtatttaccaacaacaaaaaATGAATCTTTTAATCCAATTTAACTGTGACAGATGTTTTTTCAAGTTATACGAATCCAAAATTCATTTTCTCCCTCATAACGATGCATTTTCATTGTTTTATCCTGACAGCTTTAAAATCTGTCATTAATCATACACAGCCACCAACTACTACTATTCTAGTGACTACATCTCATGAACAAAGGAAAAGAAGAAAGCACGCAATAATTCACAATGCTATTATCTACGCAATTTTGCCGCATCTTAAGAGTATTTACCAATAACAAAAAAATGAATCTTGTAATCCAATTTAACTGTGAGAACTGTTTTTTCAAGTTATACAGATGCTAAAATTCATTTTCTCCCTCATAACAAGGCATTTTCTTTGTTTTATCCTGACAACTTTAAAAATCAGTCATTAATCGTCCCCAACTACCAACTAGTACTACTCTAGTGACTACATCATCGCATCaacaaaggaaaaagaagaaagcACACTGTAATTCACGATGATATTGTTTAAACATGTGATTGAAACAAAAACTTAGCATCAAGCtgcattattttttttttcatttttaatcatTACTTTATATATGGCTGGTGAGATAAACAGGCAATACACAAATCTACCATACGAAAAATGTGATGAAAAGAAAAAATTAGTATCAAGCTGCAACGGTTTTTAATCATTGCTATATATATGGCTGGTGAGATAAACAGGTGATACACAAGTCTAGCACAACAAAAGAAAACTTGAGATACCATGATGGCACGACTTCTTGACTGTGGAAGCTCTTGCAGAAATTTTTCAAACGGTTCCAGCCGAACCCTTCCCTTAATCTCGAGAAATCCAGGCCAGTCTTTGGTAGAAGTTTTCTCGCCGCTTCACAAAAAATATAATGTAAGATCAGGAAAAGGAAAAACATGAGAAATATTAATCTTCTTCAAACAGTACAGatcaaaaatatcttcttttttttcaatgAAATAAGAAGAAAATGAATACAGTCTATTGTGGAACACATCAACCCCCACAACATAGACCTCTTTAGGGGAAAAAGGAACAGAAATAATAGTCTAATTTCAAAAAGATATTTCTCACCCTTTTCGAGATAAACATAAAACAGGATTTGAAAGCCACCTTTGGGATTGTTTGAATAGACAAGGAAGCCATTGAAAAGCACAAATAATCAAATATAATCTGAGATGAACATGCCTAGTTACCATAAGTTGGATGAAACAACAGTATCCTAAAAGTGAATTGATCTAAAAATAACACAGCTGAACCTTAAAATATTGAAGAACAGCTACTAAATATTGTCCCCAAAATTTTGAGGATTGTTCCAGAGTCAATTATGAATCCTGTGAAGAAACTAGAAAACTTCTAAAAAAACCTGACTGAAACCGCATTCACAAAAAGAAACTGTAATTTGCAGTTTTATTTACCCAAAAAGAAAACAAGAAACAACTTACATTTTAGTAAGATGGCATATGATATAGGAGtagatgaaaaaaataaatataaataaggctTAGAACAAGAGATCAAATAAAACAAATTCCACGCCCTAGAGAAATATTGTCAAGCTTGTTTTTCATGACATTAAATTATGCTTCTGCCCAATTGCCATCGTGTTCAACTAGAACATGAAATTTTGATCCACTGACCATAAGGGACCACATTAAATGTAGGTTGCCACATTTTTACGAGATTGTGCAGGTTAAAACAAAATCACAAGTCAGCACAAAATAAAATCTGAAAAAATCACAAGCATAAAAGAATGAGAAAAGTAAACAGTTACAGATTCCAAAATAACATCCCAAAGTCATCATTGCCCTTGTATATGGATGGATTAATAACTTCAATGATATTATTGATCTTTCACCTCTTTTGTACacagtttaaattttttttgcttAACATGCTATATAAGAGAATTAATCAGTTGCACAATATTCAGATTGAGTTCAGAGCAAAGGAACAGTTTTCGATAAAAATGTACTAAAAAATGGTAGTAGACTACCTTTTGAAGATGCTAATGACTGAATCAGTGGTTGAGATGTTTGGCTGAAGCATTCCCTCCCAAAGGCATTCACCCTTAATGGGAACTGTAGTTTTCGACACATTATCCTTGCCATATCTATCTTCTGTTTGAAACTGACTAGCTCTTAACTCAGCATTATTGGATGTTGATTTTTGGCCATCAATTGACATTTCCTTGGTATGACCATCAGCCGGCTTGGTGTCAGATCGAATTTCACTGTATTTTGTATCAGACAAAATGGACCCAGCTTCAGCATTAACTTTTTTTTCTTCCTCAGCATCTGTACTTTGAAGCTTACCAGACTTATTAGCACTGGCATCACCTTTCTCACTTGGAATTAAATCTGAAGATTTTGATTTTGTTCCAACCCCAGAAACATCCTTGTCTGAGGTAGATGCCTTTCCAGACTCTGCGGGTAAATTATCAAATGGTGGCTCAGAATCAAGGGATTCCATGAATTCATCAAGAGATACAATTGGGGGAAGAAAGTCGGGGTCCTTCAATGCATCATCATCTGTCATAAGCCCTTGCATTGGATCAGTCCCGTCATTGGAAGAAATGGTAATGGAAAATTGATTGTCTGTTTGTATGTTGCTCTTTTCATTGTCAGTGCTTACATCTCTTTTGATTACACCGGCAGGTTTAGAAGCAGAAGAGGCTTCCACGTCCTTTTTAACTGGTTGCCTTCGAACAACAGAAGTTTTGCCACCAGACACCTCTTCCACTGGAACATTGTCTTCGTGTTCAACTTCCACTTGAAATTCACCTTTATGCGTCTTCCTGACTAAGCGTCTAATATCAACATCTGAATCAGGTAAAACCACCATTTGAGCAAACTCCTCAGCCTTGGCTATCCGCCACTCAGAAAGCTCCTTTGAAGCAAGTTCCTCTGCAGTCATGGAACATAACTGTTCGGGAGGAATTTTACCAAACATAACCCTTTCTCTGAGTTCAGGATTATTTCGATCTTTCAAGTTGAACAAAAGAGACCTTcccttctctttgtatttcttaTTCACACCTCCAAACAGTTTGAAGAGCTCTGCTTCTATCCTTGATGCTAAAAGTTCAGGTAAAGGGACCACTGCCTTACAAACTCCACCTGGTACCTCAGGTTCCAATTTCTTCTCCATCATAGTTTGAGTTTCCCTTTGGTCATCCATGTCCATCATATGGTCCATATCAGGTAATACCCAGGAAAGACCATTTCCCTGCAAAAGGTCATCTTTCACAAAGAAACTGTCACTGAAAGGAAGATCATCAGTAGTCAAAGTGTAGTTAGACTGGAAATCTTGCTTGTCAGAACTCAACATATCTTCATTGTTTAAAACATTTGTGAATCCCGCTTCATAGTCCTTAGGTTTTTCAGAAAAATCTCCAATAGATGTATTACTCATATGCTCTCCCATCACAGGGCCAGCAGAATCAGCCACAGCTAAAGAGGAATTAACAGATTGACAAATTTCCTGCTTTTGCTCTGGAGCAGAGTCGGCAGATGCAGATGCGGATTCAGCACACTGAGAGCTATTGGCCGCATCATTAGGTTTGTCATCATTTGAAACCAGAGGTTTATCTTGCTGGGATACCAATGCCAGAGCAGCAGCTAATGACTCTCTCATCTTGGACCTAACACTCTCAGATGATTCAGTTTGAACCTTGGAGGATTCTTTCATCTGTGCAATCTGACTCTTAGAATTTGAGGACCGAGGCGTCACAGGTTTGCTGGAGGTAGACTCCATTTGTGTTTTTCTCTTACTAAATGCTGCCGAATGCTGCGCTCTAGAAGCATTTGTCGGTGATTGCAACTGTTGAGAGCCTCTGCTTGATGATTGCTGTGTCCAAGTTCTGTGAGCCGCTGGTTTTTCCCGCTTACTAGGTGTTATGAAGCTACCCGAAGGCAGCTCAATTGTTGCCTTCCGCTTAGGAGCTGCTGAGAGTTGACGTGGCCCCATTTGCACGGCTTGTTTCTGGGGAAGAAGCCGATGCACTCCCATATTACCATCCCGCGTTTCTACCCGGCCACTCTGCTGGTTAGAAAGCGGTAAGCCTTGAGACTTAGGTTCACCATTCGAAGTTCCCTGATTCTGCGACACGGAATCACTGGCTACAGGATGCAAGAGTCCCGACGAATCAACCTTGTTCAAAATAGGCTCCAATTGAGCCATCTGCCGGCTCGTAACAGGCTCCGAAACCAAATTATTCGACATTCCAACCATTAGCATTAATCATCAACCATAGAGTACACAATTACAATTTACAAACAAAACGCACCTGAAATAGTTCACAACACAGTCAAAAAACAAAATCAACCATAGAAACAGCTTCAACActcttcaattcaaaacaaaatcataaaatcatCACAAACAAAGTGTTTACTCTAGAacgaattaaatcaaattaaactaACATGCATAAATTCAATAAAATCACAGATGAAAAATATACGCTAATTTTTCGAAAAATCAACGAGAGCTACTTGGAATTG
Encoded proteins:
- the LOC131660552 gene encoding uncharacterized protein LOC131660552, with product MLMVGMSNNLVSEPVTSRQMAQLEPILNKVDSSGLLHPVASDSVSQNQGTSNGEPKSQGLPLSNQQSGRVETRDGNMGVHRLLPQKQAVQMGPRQLSAAPKRKATIELPSGSFITPSKREKPAAHRTWTQQSSSRGSQQLQSPTNASRAQHSAAFSKRKTQMESTSSKPVTPRSSNSKSQIAQMKESSKVQTESSESVRSKMRESLAAALALVSQQDKPLVSNDDKPNDAANSSQCAESASASADSAPEQKQEICQSVNSSLAVADSAGPVMGEHMSNTSIGDFSEKPKDYEAGFTNVLNNEDMLSSDKQDFQSNYTLTTDDLPFSDSFFVKDDLLQGNGLSWVLPDMDHMMDMDDQRETQTMMEKKLEPEVPGGVCKAVVPLPELLASRIEAELFKLFGGVNKKYKEKGRSLLFNLKDRNNPELRERVMFGKIPPEQLCSMTAEELASKELSEWRIAKAEEFAQMVVLPDSDVDIRRLVRKTHKGEFQVEVEHEDNVPVEEVSGGKTSVVRRQPVKKDVEASSASKPAGVIKRDVSTDNEKSNIQTDNQFSITISSNDGTDPMQGLMTDDDALKDPDFLPPIVSLDEFMESLDSEPPFDNLPAESGKASTSDKDVSGVGTKSKSSDLIPSEKGDASANKSGKLQSTDAEEEKKVNAEAGSILSDTKYSEIRSDTKPADGHTKEMSIDGQKSTSNNAELRASQFQTEDRYGKDNVSKTTVPIKGECLWEGMLQPNISTTDSVISIFKSGEKTSTKDWPGFLEIKGRVRLEPFEKFLQELPQSRSRAIMVSHFISKGSTPEEQATLREVADSYILDERVGFAEPVPGVELYFCPPHKKTVEMLTKILSKEQIEAVNSIDNGLIGIIVWRKTNITTSISPTAQSHNKHSSKRHNLSRRQQDTNANANSTHNAVPSTGFKTTESGDVDGDDDDVPPGFGPPAARVEDDLPEYNFSSSSNPSHLVQKPMGPSTVPSHSVGQTPSRPAQHMRELVHKYGQNQTPVSSVNWQDKFRGSIQPWNDDDDDDIPEWQPNMNQNQFTPQQTVHNFNLRPPIMNQSFVGLPQQQIMPTQYLQPPTNVAHAQPNFVPQWVPSIHGNTNIHPSNAPPPPYGTPTQGTPWSHHVSRSRGL
- the LOC131660553 gene encoding uncharacterized protein LOC131660553; the encoded protein is MGVDFYNVLKVEKNATDDDLKKAYRKLAMKWHPDKNPSNKKEAEANFKQISEAYAILSDPQRRMLYDQLGEQGLKDKPPPGNDSSSGFNRTAEDIFTEFFGSSPLNFGSSGPGRSKRFSSDGGGSVPFGGFGGDFNFRTQSERTYMPKKPSAVETKLLCSLEELYSGSTRKMKISRTVMDPNAYGREIKETEVLSIEVKPGWKKGTKITFPDKGNQQLNQLPADLVFVIDEKPHESFKRDGNDLIVTHRITLAEAIGGTLINIKTLDKRIVRVQVKDIVSPGYELIVSNEGMPITKEPGHRGHLKIIFEVKFPKKLTSSQRAALKRVLGG